A part of Streptomyces sp. DSM 40750 genomic DNA contains:
- a CDS encoding FecCD family ABC transporter permease, producing the protein MGTSTVRAAKGPRAVLLLVLSGAALLSLCALSMAFGALGVPLDQVWHTLLGDAPNSRIDSVIWSVRLPRTALGLATGAALGLSGALMQALTRNPLADPGILGVSAGAAFAVVLSVGVLGISSVYGYIWFAFGGAFVASVLVYLLGGLGRSGSTPVKLALAGVAVTSLLFSLTSAIALTDPDALNRYRFWNAGSLANQDEEVLFRVLPFLAVGALLALACAPALNSLALGDDVAKSLGLKLGLVRVQGVVAITLLTGGAVAVIGPVVFVGLVVPHIARVLAQLAGIGPDHRWLLPLSAVLAPCLLLAADIAGRLIARPTEVQAGILVAFIGGPFFIALVRRRRLAEL; encoded by the coding sequence GTGGGGACCTCGACGGTCCGGGCGGCGAAAGGCCCCCGCGCGGTACTGCTGCTCGTGCTCTCGGGTGCGGCCCTGCTCTCGCTGTGCGCCCTGTCGATGGCGTTCGGCGCCCTGGGCGTCCCCCTCGACCAGGTCTGGCACACCCTGCTCGGCGACGCCCCGAACTCCCGCATCGACAGCGTCATCTGGTCCGTACGCCTGCCACGCACCGCCCTCGGCCTCGCCACCGGAGCCGCCCTCGGTCTGTCGGGCGCGCTAATGCAGGCGCTGACCCGCAATCCGCTCGCGGACCCGGGCATTCTCGGAGTCAGCGCGGGCGCGGCCTTCGCGGTCGTCCTGTCGGTCGGTGTGCTCGGTATCTCCTCCGTGTACGGGTACATCTGGTTCGCCTTCGGCGGCGCGTTCGTCGCCAGTGTCCTGGTGTACCTCCTCGGCGGTCTCGGGCGGTCCGGCTCCACGCCGGTCAAGCTCGCCCTCGCCGGTGTCGCCGTGACCTCCCTGCTGTTCTCGCTGACCAGCGCCATCGCGCTGACCGACCCGGACGCCCTCAACCGCTACCGCTTCTGGAACGCGGGCTCCCTCGCCAACCAGGACGAGGAAGTCCTCTTCCGTGTCCTGCCGTTCCTGGCCGTCGGCGCGCTCCTCGCCCTCGCCTGCGCACCGGCTCTCAACAGCCTCGCGCTCGGCGACGACGTCGCGAAGTCGCTCGGGCTCAAGCTCGGCCTGGTCCGCGTCCAGGGCGTCGTCGCCATCACCCTGCTCACCGGGGGAGCGGTCGCCGTCATCGGGCCCGTCGTCTTCGTCGGCCTGGTCGTCCCGCACATCGCCCGCGTCCTCGCCCAACTGGCCGGCATCGGCCCGGACCACCGCTGGCTGCTGCCCCTGTCCGCCGTCCTCGCCCCCTGCCTCCTCCTGGCCGCCGACATCGCCGGCCGGCTGATCGCCCGTCCGACCGAGGTCCAGGCCGGCATCCTCGTCGCCTTCATCGGCGGCCCCTTCTTCATCGCGCTGGTCCGCCGCCGCCGACTCGCGGAGCTGTGA
- a CDS encoding FecCD family ABC transporter permease, with amino-acid sequence MTTELAPGPRDSASPPPSRTAARITFRLPAPPVSGVVRPRLLAVCLLLAAAAFLAFSVETSVGDIDLPLTDVMKALVGTGDPATELIVHELRLPRALAGLLVGIAFGISGALLQTVTLNPLASPDMMGITQGAGTAVVAGIVLGWDGGLSTQALGLLGALVAGLLVYVLAWKRGTTGYRIVLVGIGIAWICTSVTDYLMARGQRFQAQAALGWLVGNLNGRTWEQIGPLALTMAVLVPLAILLGRQIRTLQLGDDVARGLGTRVQVVRVAVLLIAVGLVAFGTATAGPVAFVALAAPQVAQRLAGTPFPPPVAAGLTGAVMVLVSDLAARKVVPDTELPVGVVTGVLGAPVLLWLLIRANRAGSGG; translated from the coding sequence ATGACGACCGAACTCGCTCCCGGACCAAGGGATTCCGCCTCTCCGCCCCCGAGCCGGACAGCCGCCCGGATCACCTTCCGGCTGCCCGCCCCGCCCGTCTCCGGCGTCGTACGCCCCCGGCTGCTCGCCGTCTGTCTGCTCCTCGCGGCCGCCGCCTTCCTGGCGTTCTCGGTGGAGACCTCCGTCGGGGACATCGACCTCCCGCTCACCGACGTCATGAAGGCCCTGGTCGGCACGGGCGACCCCGCCACCGAGCTGATCGTCCACGAACTGCGCCTGCCGCGCGCCCTGGCCGGGCTGCTCGTCGGCATCGCGTTCGGCATCTCCGGTGCCCTCCTCCAGACGGTCACTCTCAACCCGCTGGCCAGCCCCGACATGATGGGCATCACCCAGGGCGCCGGCACGGCGGTCGTCGCCGGGATCGTCCTCGGCTGGGACGGGGGCCTGAGCACCCAGGCGCTGGGCCTGCTCGGCGCGCTGGTCGCCGGGCTGCTGGTGTACGTCCTGGCCTGGAAGCGCGGTACGACCGGGTACCGGATCGTCCTGGTGGGCATCGGCATCGCCTGGATCTGCACCAGCGTCACCGACTACCTCATGGCCCGCGGCCAGCGGTTCCAGGCGCAGGCGGCCCTCGGCTGGCTCGTCGGCAACCTCAACGGCCGCACCTGGGAACAGATCGGCCCGCTCGCCCTCACCATGGCCGTGCTGGTGCCCCTGGCGATCCTGCTCGGCCGGCAGATCCGCACCCTGCAACTCGGGGACGACGTCGCCCGGGGCCTGGGCACCCGCGTCCAGGTCGTCCGGGTGGCCGTCCTGCTCATCGCCGTCGGACTGGTGGCCTTCGGCACGGCCACCGCCGGGCCGGTCGCCTTCGTGGCGCTCGCCGCGCCTCAGGTCGCCCAGCGCCTGGCCGGCACCCCGTTCCCACCGCCCGTCGCGGCGGGGCTCACGGGCGCCGTGATGGTGCTCGTGTCCGACCTCGCCGCCCGGAAGGTCGTCCCGGACACGGAACTCCCGGTCGGGGTCGTCACCGGTGTGCTCGGCGCACCCGTACTGCTGTGGCTGCTCATCCGCGCCAACCGCGCCGGTTCAGGAGGCTGA
- a CDS encoding ABC transporter ATP-binding protein, which produces MSSKYEPATKRDGRVDAGVGSRTGDRTDGPVDGPDLRAEGLRLAYDDRIVVEDLDLVIPTGRVTAIVGANACGKSTLLRALARLLTPKAGAVHLDGRSVHSIPTRTLAQKLGILPQTPVAPEGLTVIDLVGRGRSPHQTWWRQWSESDEEAVHEALRATAMTDLAHRPVDELSGGQRQRAWIAMAVAQGTPVMLLDEPTTYLDLAHQIDVLDLVTDLNRHQGRTVVMVLHDLNQACRYADHIIAMKNGRIAGEGAPADVITAAMVEDVFGLRCVVGEDPVSRTPMVIPMGRHHEGTESAAVPVSGTTG; this is translated from the coding sequence GTGTCATCGAAGTACGAACCGGCCACGAAGCGGGACGGCCGCGTCGACGCTGGCGTCGGCAGTCGCACGGGCGACCGCACGGACGGTCCCGTCGACGGCCCCGACCTGCGCGCCGAGGGCCTGCGCCTGGCCTACGACGACCGGATCGTCGTCGAGGACCTCGACCTGGTGATCCCCACCGGCCGCGTCACCGCCATCGTCGGCGCCAACGCCTGCGGAAAGTCCACCCTGCTGCGCGCGCTGGCCCGGCTGCTGACCCCCAAGGCGGGCGCCGTCCACCTCGACGGCCGCTCGGTGCACTCCATCCCGACCCGCACCCTCGCCCAGAAGCTCGGCATCCTCCCGCAGACGCCCGTCGCGCCCGAGGGGCTGACCGTCATCGACCTGGTGGGGCGCGGCCGTTCACCGCATCAGACGTGGTGGCGGCAGTGGTCGGAGAGCGACGAGGAGGCCGTGCACGAGGCGCTCAGAGCCACCGCCATGACCGATCTCGCCCACCGGCCCGTCGACGAACTCTCCGGCGGACAGCGCCAGCGCGCCTGGATCGCCATGGCCGTCGCCCAGGGCACCCCGGTGATGCTTCTCGACGAGCCGACGACGTATCTCGACCTCGCCCACCAGATCGATGTCCTCGACCTGGTCACCGATCTCAACCGGCACCAGGGCCGCACCGTCGTCATGGTGCTGCACGACCTCAACCAGGCCTGCCGCTACGCCGACCACATCATCGCCATGAAGAACGGGCGCATCGCGGGCGAGGGCGCCCCCGCCGACGTCATCACCGCCGCGATGGTCGAGGACGTCTTCGGACTGCGCTGTGTCGTCGGCGAGGACCCCGTCAGCCGCACGCCCATGGTCATCCCGATGGGCCGCCACCACGAGGGCACGGAGTCCGCCGCGGTGCCCGTGTCGGGCACCACCGGCTGA
- a CDS encoding methionyl-tRNA formyltransferase → MRVVMFGYQTWGHRTLQALLDSGHEVVLAVTHPKSDHAYEKIWSDSVADLAEQHGVPVLLRNRPDDDELLRTLKEVDPDLIVANNWRTWLPPEIFDLPPHGTLNIHDSLLPTYAGFSPLIWALINGEKEVGVTAHRMDAELDMGDVLLQRSVPVGPHDTATDLFHRTVDLIGPLVTDSLELIASGKAVWTPQDRSRSSFFHKRSLEDSRIDWTWPAEDLERFVRAQSDPYPNAFTHHRGERIRIISAAVSEGRYGGTPGRIFIHEGDGVVIVAGAEARSGRLPGLVVKRVRTEDGTEYAATDYFRTMGGYLTSRP, encoded by the coding sequence ATGCGGGTCGTCATGTTCGGGTACCAGACCTGGGGACACCGAACGCTGCAGGCTCTGCTGGACTCCGGACACGAGGTGGTACTGGCTGTCACCCATCCGAAGAGCGACCACGCGTACGAAAAGATCTGGAGCGACTCGGTCGCCGATCTCGCCGAACAGCACGGTGTGCCGGTGCTGTTGCGCAACCGGCCGGACGACGACGAACTCCTGCGCACGCTCAAGGAGGTCGATCCGGATCTCATCGTGGCGAACAACTGGCGCACCTGGCTGCCGCCCGAGATCTTCGACCTGCCGCCGCACGGCACGCTCAACATCCACGACTCGCTGCTCCCGACCTACGCGGGTTTCTCCCCTCTCATCTGGGCCCTGATCAACGGTGAGAAGGAGGTGGGTGTCACCGCCCACCGTATGGACGCCGAACTCGACATGGGCGACGTCCTGTTGCAGCGCTCGGTGCCGGTCGGGCCGCACGACACAGCCACGGACCTGTTCCACCGCACGGTCGACCTGATCGGCCCGCTCGTCACCGACTCGCTCGAACTCATCGCCTCCGGCAAGGCGGTGTGGACGCCCCAGGACCGCTCCCGGTCGAGTTTCTTCCACAAGCGGTCCCTGGAGGACAGCCGCATCGACTGGACCTGGCCCGCAGAGGACCTGGAGCGGTTCGTACGGGCCCAGTCCGACCCGTATCCCAACGCGTTCACCCACCACCGCGGCGAGCGCATCCGCATCATCTCGGCCGCCGTCTCCGAGGGACGCTACGGCGGTACGCCGGGACGGATCTTCATCCACGAGGGCGACGGCGTCGTCATCGTCGCCGGCGCCGAGGCGCGCTCCGGGCGGCTGCCGGGGCTCGTGGTGAAGCGGGTACGGACGGAGGACGGCACGGAGTACGCGGCGACGGACTACTTCCGCACGATGGGCGGATATCTGACGTCCCGTCCGTGA
- a CDS encoding lysine N(6)-hydroxylase/L-ornithine N(5)-oxygenase family protein: protein MTTLQTGPDSIYDVLGIGFGPSNLALAIALHEHSVNSVAGEGLRVGFLERQPRFGWHRGMLIDDATMQVSFLKDLVTMRDPTSDFSFLCYLRDRGRLVDFLNLKTLFPLRIEFHDYFEWAAARVAHLVEYSAEVVSVRPVTRDGEIRYFDVTSRDPGDPEQFIVRRARSICVATGLEPHLPPGAALSEQVWHTSQLLHRVDQVRRSGQPVRRAVVLGAGQSAAEAVDYLHRNFPEAEICSVFAKYGYTPADDSPFANKIFDPEAVDLYYDAPREVKQSLFDYHRSTNYSVVDMDLIESLSRAMYQEKVQGRERLRMMNVSRLREVEAGADDVKVTVEFLPTGEREILSSDLLVYATGYQPQGLGDNLGEIGKLCLRDDEDALRVGRDHRVATAPNVSADIYLQGGTEHTHGLTSTLLSTTAVRAGEICASLLARRAAGLTPLEG from the coding sequence GTGACGACGCTGCAGACCGGGCCGGATTCCATCTATGACGTACTGGGTATCGGATTCGGGCCATCGAATCTCGCACTCGCCATCGCGCTCCACGAACACTCCGTCAACTCCGTTGCGGGGGAGGGGCTTCGGGTCGGTTTCCTGGAGAGGCAACCCCGGTTCGGATGGCACCGCGGCATGCTCATCGACGACGCCACGATGCAAGTGTCCTTCCTGAAGGACCTGGTGACGATGCGTGACCCCACCAGCGACTTCAGCTTCCTGTGCTACCTGCGCGACCGGGGCCGGCTCGTCGACTTCCTCAACCTCAAGACCCTCTTCCCGCTGCGCATCGAGTTCCACGACTACTTCGAATGGGCCGCCGCCCGCGTGGCGCACCTCGTCGAGTACTCCGCCGAGGTCGTCTCCGTGCGCCCCGTCACCCGGGACGGCGAGATCCGCTACTTCGACGTCACCAGCCGCGACCCCGGCGATCCGGAACAGTTCATTGTCCGCCGCGCCCGCAGCATCTGCGTGGCCACCGGCCTCGAACCGCACCTCCCGCCCGGCGCCGCACTGTCCGAACAGGTCTGGCACACCAGCCAGTTGCTGCACCGCGTCGACCAGGTCCGGCGCTCCGGGCAGCCGGTACGCCGCGCCGTCGTCCTCGGCGCCGGCCAGAGCGCGGCGGAGGCCGTGGACTACCTCCACCGCAACTTCCCCGAAGCCGAGATCTGCTCCGTCTTCGCCAAGTACGGCTACACACCCGCCGACGACAGCCCCTTCGCCAACAAGATCTTCGACCCCGAGGCCGTCGACCTGTACTACGACGCGCCCCGCGAGGTGAAACAGTCGCTCTTCGACTACCACCGCAGCACCAACTACTCCGTCGTGGACATGGACTTGATCGAGTCCCTGTCCCGGGCCATGTACCAGGAGAAGGTCCAGGGCCGGGAGCGGCTGCGGATGATGAACGTCTCCCGGCTGCGCGAGGTGGAGGCGGGCGCGGACGACGTCAAGGTGACCGTGGAGTTCCTGCCGACGGGGGAGCGCGAGATCCTCTCCTCCGACCTCCTCGTCTACGCCACCGGCTACCAACCCCAGGGCCTCGGCGACAACCTGGGGGAGATCGGCAAACTCTGCCTGCGCGACGACGAGGACGCGCTCCGGGTCGGCCGCGACCACCGGGTGGCGACCGCGCCCAATGTCTCGGCCGACATCTATCTCCAGGGCGGTACCGAACACACCCACGGCCTCACTTCGACCCTGCTGTCCACCACCGCCGTACGCGCCGGGGAGATCTGTGCCTCTCTCCTCGCCCGCCGCGCGGCGGGCCTGACGCCATTGGAGGGGTGA
- a CDS encoding streptophobe family protein produces the protein MSPQTLRPQRTVPERVAARHGWLQALGTVLAGLIAMIVTASLGLWAAGAADLPDNAFPRVVAATVVTAVGGTIELSGGAGSIAETQAGLTVIPLSVTLVGALVIAAGFLRPLRHRAVAGATELAGWAARIAVLWLAALIGLALAARQTFDISLGDVGDLFGASADVGFETAMAPTLFFGLLWLAGVLVLALLVSPGAALPARLLRFQESVRPAAYAMVGLLLAYVGLGLVIGVVVALTRGHAAETAAVILLGLPNVVWLTFTIGLGATWDSQVEGPFGLPMPKLLDEVMRGPDVSTLNLNSLAEYDGRVWWLVVVNAVLLIVAAFVMAARSPARVRLWQHAVHMAAALALTVLMICLVARVSAHYGLSVLGIGDLGGDLGGELFLRARLWAALGLAVLWGLVTGFLGGALAKGVRRRGAVGADADRR, from the coding sequence GTGAGTCCCCAGACCCTGCGTCCTCAGCGAACGGTGCCCGAGCGGGTGGCCGCCCGCCATGGCTGGCTCCAGGCCCTCGGAACGGTCCTGGCCGGGCTGATCGCGATGATCGTGACGGCATCCCTCGGGCTGTGGGCGGCGGGTGCGGCGGATCTGCCCGACAACGCCTTCCCACGGGTCGTGGCGGCCACCGTCGTGACGGCGGTCGGTGGCACGATCGAGCTCTCCGGCGGCGCCGGATCCATCGCCGAGACCCAGGCGGGCCTGACCGTGATCCCGCTGTCGGTGACCCTGGTCGGCGCGCTGGTGATCGCCGCCGGGTTCCTGCGGCCCCTGCGCCACCGGGCGGTCGCGGGGGCGACCGAACTCGCGGGCTGGGCCGCCCGCATCGCCGTCCTGTGGCTGGCGGCGCTGATCGGCCTCGCGCTCGCGGCCCGGCAGACCTTCGACATCTCGCTCGGCGACGTGGGCGACCTCTTCGGCGCCTCCGCCGATGTGGGGTTCGAGACGGCCATGGCACCGACCTTGTTCTTCGGACTGCTGTGGCTGGCCGGGGTCCTCGTCCTGGCGTTGCTGGTGTCTCCCGGGGCGGCGCTTCCGGCGCGGCTGCTGCGGTTCCAGGAGTCGGTACGGCCGGCCGCGTACGCGATGGTCGGCCTGCTGCTGGCCTACGTCGGTCTCGGGCTGGTGATCGGCGTGGTCGTGGCGCTGACCCGTGGGCATGCCGCCGAGACTGCCGCGGTGATCCTGCTGGGCCTGCCGAACGTGGTGTGGCTGACCTTCACAATCGGTCTGGGCGCCACCTGGGACAGCCAGGTCGAGGGGCCCTTCGGGCTGCCGATGCCGAAGCTGCTGGACGAGGTGATGCGCGGGCCCGACGTCTCCACGTTGAACTTGAACTCTCTCGCGGAGTACGACGGCAGGGTGTGGTGGCTCGTGGTCGTCAACGCCGTGCTGCTGATCGTCGCCGCGTTCGTGATGGCGGCCCGCTCCCCGGCCCGGGTACGGCTGTGGCAGCACGCTGTGCACATGGCGGCCGCCCTCGCGCTCACCGTCCTGATGATCTGCCTCGTCGCCCGCGTCTCCGCCCACTACGGACTGTCGGTACTCGGCATCGGCGACCTCGGCGGCGACCTGGGCGGTGAGCTGTTCCTGCGAGCCCGGCTGTGGGCCGCGCTGGGGCTCGCCGTGCTGTGGGGGCTGGTGACCGGGTTCCTGGGCGGGGCGCTGGCGAAGGGGGTGCGGCGGCGGGGTGCGGTCGGCGCGGACGCCGACCGCCGGTAG
- a CDS encoding DUF6777 domain-containing protein: protein MSVEEPSSGRPAGPPSGPLSGPSQPSSTPPGPTRPSGQVPPEPPSDDSGRGGPGGPGGPGGGSGDSGQGPGSPGHPWWRSAPRIALMVTAAVVAVVLIIVLTRSDDSGGSADGEVFLQAAGKTGPDPFTESTATDSSTPPEAPTATPSRSEPANVTRAVDGSAPGLYGGTRNKASCDVEKQIKALQANPAKNNAFAAVLGIKSSDVPAYLRSLTPVQLRRDTRVTNHGYRDGAATSYQAVLQAGTAVLVDDRGEPRVRCACGNPLKQPVALKTTPEPKGDSWPSYRPQSVVVIERSTVIINVFILYDPDQDDWFSRPSGDTGEKDKKTTPPVNQPSPSVSTTFSEEPPSESPEPCPSTPNGAPDADADKRASACPSSSLVTPSTSAPSESETSEPATESESPKTADSPPDDTTTTESAPLSSVPESIGTPSS, encoded by the coding sequence GTGAGCGTCGAAGAACCGTCCTCCGGCCGCCCGGCCGGACCGCCCTCCGGCCCGCTGTCCGGGCCGTCGCAACCCAGCTCCACCCCGCCCGGCCCGACGCGGCCGAGCGGTCAGGTGCCACCGGAACCGCCGAGCGACGACTCGGGCCGGGGAGGACCCGGTGGCCCAGGTGGGCCCGGCGGAGGCTCCGGCGACTCCGGGCAGGGGCCCGGCAGCCCCGGTCATCCGTGGTGGCGGTCCGCTCCCCGTATCGCCCTCATGGTCACCGCGGCCGTCGTCGCCGTGGTCCTGATCATCGTCCTCACCCGCTCGGACGACTCGGGGGGCTCGGCCGACGGCGAGGTCTTCCTCCAGGCCGCGGGCAAGACCGGCCCCGACCCGTTCACCGAGTCGACGGCGACGGACAGTTCCACCCCGCCCGAGGCCCCCACGGCGACACCGAGCAGGTCGGAACCCGCCAACGTGACACGTGCCGTGGACGGTTCGGCCCCCGGCCTCTACGGCGGCACCCGCAACAAGGCCAGCTGCGACGTCGAGAAGCAGATCAAGGCGCTCCAGGCGAACCCCGCCAAGAACAACGCGTTCGCCGCCGTACTCGGCATCAAGTCCTCCGACGTACCGGCGTATCTGCGCTCGCTCACCCCGGTGCAGCTCCGCAGGGACACCCGCGTCACCAACCACGGCTACCGCGACGGCGCCGCCACCAGCTACCAGGCCGTCCTCCAGGCCGGTACCGCCGTCCTCGTCGACGACCGAGGGGAGCCCCGGGTGCGCTGCGCCTGCGGCAACCCGCTGAAGCAGCCGGTCGCGCTGAAGACCACGCCCGAGCCGAAGGGCGACTCCTGGCCCTCGTACCGGCCGCAGAGCGTCGTGGTCATCGAGCGCTCGACGGTGATCATCAACGTGTTCATCCTCTACGACCCCGACCAGGACGACTGGTTCAGCCGCCCCTCCGGCGACACGGGCGAGAAGGACAAGAAGACCACCCCGCCCGTCAACCAGCCCTCCCCGTCGGTGTCGACGACGTTCTCCGAGGAACCGCCCTCCGAGTCGCCCGAGCCGTGCCCCTCGACTCCGAACGGCGCCCCGGACGCGGACGCCGACAAGCGCGCGAGCGCGTGCCCCTCGTCGTCCTTGGTGACCCCGTCCACCTCCGCCCCGTCGGAGTCGGAGACCTCCGAGCCCGCGACGGAGTCGGAGAGCCCCAAGACGGCCGACTCGCCGCCGGACGACACCACCACGACCGAGTCGGCGCCCCTCTCCAGCGTCCCTGAGTCGATCGGGACCCCGAGCTCCTGA
- a CDS encoding ABC transporter ATP-binding protein produces the protein MTDTSRTPPPATGDGALLVVDQLCKTYPLPGRGRLTAAEAVSFTVARGGSLGIVGESGSGKTTVARMLVGLVRPDSGTVAVDGRAREARAPRRREDRLARAREIQMVFQDPYISLDPRLTADQCLRTALRLHGRDEHLAAELLDQVGLGARESDARPRQLSGGQRQRLAIARALAVRPRVLVLDEAVAALDVSIQAQILHLLDEIRRDTGVALVFVSHDLAVVQHITDEVLVMHGGQVVEQGPTRRVLGEPADPYTRLLLAAVPREGWDPDDAVAARAALAG, from the coding sequence ATGACCGACACCTCCAGGACCCCGCCCCCAGCCACCGGCGACGGCGCCCTGCTCGTCGTCGACCAGTTGTGCAAGACGTATCCCCTGCCGGGGCGCGGCCGCCTCACCGCCGCCGAGGCGGTGTCGTTCACCGTGGCCCGTGGCGGCTCCCTCGGCATCGTCGGGGAGTCCGGTTCGGGCAAGACGACCGTGGCCCGGATGCTCGTCGGGCTCGTGCGCCCCGACTCGGGCACGGTCGCGGTCGACGGCCGCGCACGGGAAGCCCGCGCCCCACGGCGCCGGGAGGACCGGCTGGCCCGGGCCCGGGAGATCCAGATGGTCTTCCAGGACCCGTACATCTCGCTCGACCCGAGGCTGACGGCGGATCAGTGTCTGCGCACCGCGCTGCGTCTGCACGGCCGGGACGAGCACCTGGCCGCCGAGCTGCTGGACCAGGTCGGGCTCGGCGCGCGGGAGTCCGACGCGCGGCCCCGGCAGCTGTCCGGCGGGCAGCGGCAACGGCTCGCCATCGCCCGGGCCCTCGCCGTGCGCCCCCGGGTGCTGGTCCTGGACGAGGCGGTCGCCGCGCTGGACGTGTCGATCCAGGCGCAGATCCTCCACCTGCTGGACGAGATCCGCCGCGACACCGGTGTCGCCCTGGTCTTCGTCAGCCATGACCTAGCCGTGGTCCAGCACATCACCGACGAGGTGCTGGTCATGCACGGCGGGCAGGTCGTCGAGCAGGGTCCGACACGGCGGGTGCTCGGCGAACCGGCCGACCCGTACACGCGGTTGCTGCTGGCCGCCGTACCCAGGGAGGGCTGGGACCCGGACGACGCGGTCGCGGCACGGGCGGCGCTCGCCGGGTAG
- a CDS encoding ABC transporter ATP-binding protein, whose amino-acid sequence MLLTIDHLTVGIPGAARPVLDDVSLRVTPGEVVGLVGESGSGKSTTAKAALGLLPGGAGVSGTLRVGDADVLSLTGEELRRHRARTVAMIHQDPRAALNPVRRIGDFLRERGADRKAATELLAAVGLPDPERRLRQRPHELSGGMLQRVVIAGALAARPRLLLADEATSALDVTTQAEILAQLRVLRAETGAGLLFITHDLHLAAAYCDRVYVMYAGRVVEERTAAALFADPAHPYTRGLLSCSPTLGETPRTLLPIPGRPPSLGDSFPGCPFAPRCPDAQPDCENWLPEAVSLPDGGTAACRRVPAAAVSVPAASAASAASAERTTTS is encoded by the coding sequence GGGTGAGGTCGTCGGCCTGGTCGGCGAGTCCGGCTCCGGCAAGTCGACGACGGCGAAGGCCGCGCTCGGTCTGCTGCCGGGCGGGGCGGGCGTCTCCGGCACGCTACGGGTGGGCGACGCGGACGTCCTCTCCCTCACCGGCGAGGAACTTCGCCGCCACCGGGCCCGCACCGTGGCGATGATCCACCAGGATCCGCGGGCCGCCCTCAACCCCGTACGCCGCATCGGTGACTTCCTCCGCGAGCGCGGAGCGGACCGGAAGGCGGCCACCGAACTCCTCGCGGCCGTGGGTCTTCCCGACCCGGAACGCCGGCTGCGGCAGCGCCCGCACGAACTCTCCGGCGGCATGCTCCAGCGTGTCGTCATCGCCGGAGCGCTCGCCGCGCGGCCCCGGCTGCTGCTGGCCGACGAGGCGACCAGCGCGCTCGACGTCACCACCCAGGCCGAGATCCTCGCCCAACTGCGCGTCCTGCGCGCCGAGACCGGTGCCGGACTCCTCTTCATCACCCACGACCTGCACCTCGCCGCCGCGTACTGCGACCGTGTCTACGTCATGTACGCGGGCCGGGTCGTCGAAGAGCGCACCGCGGCGGCCCTCTTCGCCGATCCCGCCCACCCCTACACACGCGGCCTGCTCTCCTGCTCACCGACCCTCGGCGAGACGCCACGCACCCTCCTGCCGATTCCGGGCCGCCCACCGTCCCTCGGCGACTCCTTCCCCGGCTGCCCGTTCGCGCCCCGCTGCCCGGACGCCCAGCCCGACTGCGAGAACTGGCTCCCGGAGGCGGTGTCGCTGCCGGACGGTGGGACGGCGGCCTGCCGGCGTGTACCGGCCGCCGCCGTGTCCGTCCCGGCGGCCTCGGCGGCCTCGGCGGCCTCGGCGGAAAGGACCACCACGTCATGA